The Hypnocyclicus thermotrophus genome includes a window with the following:
- a CDS encoding YaaR family protein produces MSRISRAISKSKGLLSSRKKDKKKISDSQTTTRVEKRDLDINHSPFLDKLNEVEVDLIKGELSDNLEDIKVLGEELARNPNLKNLTNYKNKVKAFLVLAMKKMYKVDNKMGLKRSGREQKIFVTVDKIDKELEELTLAFLKQQEEAFFVMSKIDGIQGLLVNILG; encoded by the coding sequence ATGTCAAGAATATCAAGAGCAATTTCAAAATCTAAAGGTTTATTAAGCAGCAGGAAAAAAGATAAAAAAAAGATAAGTGATTCACAAACTACTACTAGAGTAGAAAAAAGAGATTTAGATATAAATCATAGTCCTTTTTTAGATAAATTAAATGAAGTTGAAGTAGATTTGATTAAAGGAGAATTAAGTGATAATTTAGAAGATATAAAAGTTTTAGGAGAAGAGTTGGCTAGAAATCCAAATCTTAAAAATTTAACTAATTATAAAAATAAAGTAAAAGCATTTTTAGTATTAGCTATGAAAAAGATGTATAAAGTTGATAATAAAATGGGGCTAAAAAGAAGTGGAAGAGAGCAAAAAATATTTGTAACAGTAGATAAAATAGATAAAGAATTAGAAGAATTAACCTTAGCTTTTTTAAAGCAACAAGAAGAAGCATTTTTTGTAATGTCAAAAATAGATGGAATACAGGGGTTGTTAGTTAATATATTAGGTTAA
- the nth gene encoding endonuclease III, with amino-acid sequence MNRRERLENIIAILKKEYGESKVMLNYNTPFELLIAVILSAQCTDKRVNMVTKEMYKIVNTPEGFANMEVEEIEKLIKSTGFYRNKAKNIKQCSIDIIEKYDGKVPMNMDDLINLAGVGRKTANVVMGDITKEPEGIVVDTHVKRLSNRIGFVKTNNPIIIERELMKWVPKKYWFDYPNLLIRHGRAICKARKAECNKCGINEYCKKNI; translated from the coding sequence ATGAACAGAAGAGAAAGATTGGAAAATATAATAGCTATATTGAAAAAGGAGTATGGAGAGTCGAAAGTAATGTTAAATTACAATACTCCTTTTGAACTTTTAATAGCTGTAATACTTTCTGCGCAATGTACAGATAAAAGAGTAAATATGGTAACAAAAGAGATGTATAAGATTGTAAATACTCCTGAAGGATTTGCAAATATGGAAGTAGAAGAAATAGAGAAACTTATAAAAAGTACAGGATTTTATAGAAATAAAGCAAAAAATATAAAACAATGTAGTATAGATATAATAGAAAAATATGATGGGAAAGTACCAATGAATATGGATGATTTGATAAATTTGGCTGGGGTAGGAAGAAAAACAGCAAATGTAGTAATGGGAGATATTACTAAAGAACCAGAAGGTATAGTTGTAGATACTCATGTAAAAAGATTATCAAATAGAATAGGATTTGTGAAAACTAACAATCCTATAATAATAGAAAGAGAGCTTATGAAATGGGTGCCTAAGAAATATTGGTTTGATTATCCAAATTTATTAATCAGACATGGGCGAGCTATCTGTAAAGCTAGAAAAGCAGAGTGTAATAAGTGCGGTATAAATGAGTATTGCAAAAAAAATATTTGA
- a CDS encoding DNA polymerase III subunit translates to MGIDSIKNNELAKQIIKNELKNNKESGTYLIHGIKGANLFEFALNFSKGILCNEIEHDYCDSCRVCINIDKQVYSDLHIIEGLDNSNISISQIRDMISESYESAYEGDKKVFIIKNIHKTRKEVANAILKIIEEPPKNTYFILTSNSLNILKTILSRCITIKINTLNNEELEVSKEIFDFFIGDNEDILEYKKGNYSLEEIYSYKDIDVVLDEYIENGKLENKIKLLKSLDDYIKNKDFFSEIEKIEFIEKINSKIDKNRDILENMFYILIIKNKTLKKLEFLLEIKSYIKSNVNITNILYNFFLEY, encoded by the coding sequence ATGGGAATTGATTCTATTAAGAATAATGAGTTAGCAAAACAGATAATAAAAAATGAATTAAAAAATAATAAAGAATCAGGGACATATTTAATACATGGAATTAAGGGAGCAAATTTATTTGAATTTGCTCTTAATTTTTCTAAAGGAATATTATGTAATGAGATTGAGCATGACTATTGTGATAGTTGTAGAGTATGTATAAATATTGATAAACAAGTATATTCAGATCTTCATATAATAGAAGGATTAGATAATAGTAATATATCTATATCACAAATAAGAGATATGATAAGTGAAAGTTATGAATCAGCTTATGAAGGAGATAAAAAAGTATTTATAATAAAAAATATACATAAAACAAGAAAAGAAGTAGCAAATGCAATACTTAAAATAATTGAAGAACCACCTAAAAATACATACTTTATACTTACATCTAATAGTTTGAATATATTAAAAACAATACTTTCTAGATGTATTACTATAAAAATAAATACTTTAAATAATGAAGAATTAGAAGTATCTAAAGAAATATTTGATTTTTTTATTGGAGATAATGAAGATATTTTAGAATATAAAAAAGGAAATTATAGCTTAGAAGAAATATATAGCTATAAAGATATAGATGTAGTACTTGATGAATATATAGAGAATGGTAAATTAGAAAACAAGATTAAACTTTTGAAAAGTTTAGATGATTATATTAAAAATAAAGATTTTTTTAGTGAAATAGAAAAAATAGAATTTATAGAAAAGATAAATAGTAAGATAGATAAAAATAGAGATATATTAGAAAATATGTTTTATATTCTTATAATTAAAAATAAAACTTTAAAAAAACTAGAATTTTTGCTAGAAATTAAAAGTTATATTAAAAGTAATGTAAATATAACAAATATTTTGTATAATTTTTTTTTAGAATATTAA
- a CDS encoding rod shape-determining protein, whose amino-acid sequence MMLLKFFENGFNINKSIGIDLGTANTLVYYKQKNKIVLNEPSVVAVDRDTKKVLAVGHEAKEMIGKTPDSIIAVRPLREGVIADYDITEAMIKYFIKKVFGKFNIFAPEVMICVPIEVTGVEKRAVLEAAISAGAKRAYLIEEARAAALGSGIDISVAEGSMIVDIGGGSTDIAVIALGGTVVSKSIRIAGNNFDEDIVRYVKKVHNLLIGDRTAEYIKTKIGSALPLEEEEYIDVKGRDLITGLPKTISLSSTEVLEAINDSLMQIVNNVKSVLEKTPPELAADIVDKGIVMTGGGSLIRNFTKLMSNYTQLPVYLAENALESVVIGAGMALDKIDVLRQIEKEER is encoded by the coding sequence ATGATGTTGCTTAAATTTTTTGAAAATGGATTTAATATCAATAAAAGTATAGGTATAGACCTTGGGACTGCTAATACATTGGTATATTATAAACAAAAAAATAAGATAGTATTAAATGAACCATCAGTAGTAGCGGTTGATAGAGATACTAAAAAGGTACTTGCAGTTGGGCATGAAGCAAAAGAGATGATAGGTAAAACTCCAGATAGTATAATAGCGGTAAGACCTCTTAGAGAAGGAGTAATAGCTGATTATGATATTACAGAAGCGATGATAAAATACTTTATAAAAAAAGTATTTGGAAAATTTAATATATTTGCACCTGAGGTAATGATATGTGTACCAATAGAAGTAACGGGAGTAGAAAAAAGAGCTGTACTTGAAGCAGCTATATCAGCTGGAGCAAAAAGAGCTTATCTTATAGAAGAGGCAAGAGCAGCAGCTCTTGGTTCTGGAATAGATATATCAGTAGCAGAAGGTAGTATGATAGTAGATATAGGAGGCGGTTCTACCGATATAGCTGTTATAGCACTTGGTGGAACAGTAGTAAGTAAATCTATAAGAATAGCAGGAAATAACTTTGATGAAGATATAGTAAGATATGTAAAAAAAGTACATAATTTATTAATAGGAGATAGAACTGCTGAGTATATAAAAACTAAAATTGGTTCAGCACTTCCTTTAGAAGAAGAAGAATATATAGACGTAAAAGGGAGAGACCTTATTACAGGGCTGCCAAAAACTATTAGCTTAAGTTCAACAGAAGTACTAGAAGCTATTAATGATTCACTTATGCAAATAGTAAACAATGTAAAATCAGTACTTGAAAAAACTCCACCTGAACTTGCCGCGGATATAGTAGATAAAGGAATAGTTATGACTGGAGGAGGTTCTTTAATAAGAAACTTTACAAAACTTATGTCAAATTACACTCAACTTCCTGTATATCTTGCAGAAAATGCGCTTGAAAGTGTAGTTATAGGAGCTGGAATGGCATTAGATAAAATAGATGTACTTAGACAAATAGAAAAGGAAGAAAGATAA
- a CDS encoding ribonuclease III domain-containing protein — protein MEFKKLNELGVLTVAYLGDSIWELYIREYFVRKNINLKDLNIIVRRYVNAKFQSKIYLKILNEGEYDFLQEIIDYSKRARNSKIKSYPSTCTLKEYKNATALEALIGAYYLLEYKEELENIIKIILEGDDVA, from the coding sequence ATGGAATTTAAAAAATTAAATGAGCTAGGTGTACTTACTGTAGCTTATTTAGGTGATTCTATTTGGGAACTTTATATAAGAGAATATTTTGTAAGAAAAAATATAAATTTAAAAGATTTGAATATAATAGTGAGAAGATATGTAAATGCAAAATTTCAAAGTAAAATATATTTAAAAATTTTAAATGAAGGGGAATATGATTTTTTACAAGAAATAATAGATTATTCTAAAAGAGCTAGAAATTCAAAAATAAAATCTTATCCATCTACTTGTACATTAAAAGAATATAAAAACGCCACTGCATTAGAGGCGTTAATTGGAGCATATTATTTATTAGAGTATAAAGAAGAACTAGAAAATATTATAAAAATTATTTTAGAGGGTGATGATGTTGCTTAA
- the cysS gene encoding cysteine--tRNA ligase: MIKIYNTLTQKLEDFKTVEPNKVKMYVCGPTVYNYIHIGNARPAVFYDTVRRYLEYKGYEVTYVQNFTDIDDKMINRANEEGIEVKEVAKKYITAYFEDTAKINLKEEGMIRPKATENIKEMIKLVKDLEEKGYAYASEGDVYFDIEKYKENYGELSHQKIDELVSGARIEVNDKKKNPLDFTLWKAAKEGEPFWGSPWGKGRPGWHLECSVMSYKFLGKDFDIHGGGQDLIFPHHENEIAQSKCGYGGNFARYWMHNGYINIKGEKMSKSKNNFFLLREVLEKYEGRILRFFILSSHYRKPIDFSDEELKMAEQGLRRIENTLIRIDEELENIKDIQDENIVELEKTYENSIAKFELSMDEDFNTAKAIGAIFELVKSINIYLDNGITKEGKETIINIKNYIKKVMIDVLGIDIKYEKKIDSNLTKDLIEFLLEIRIDAKKEKNWELADKIREKLNNLGVEIKDGKDKTTWNLKN, encoded by the coding sequence ATGATTAAAATATATAATACATTAACACAAAAATTAGAAGATTTTAAAACAGTAGAGCCTAATAAAGTAAAAATGTATGTATGTGGACCTACAGTTTATAATTATATACACATTGGAAATGCAAGACCAGCAGTATTTTATGATACTGTTAGAAGATATTTAGAATATAAAGGATATGAAGTAACATATGTACAAAATTTTACGGATATAGATGATAAAATGATAAATAGAGCTAACGAAGAAGGAATTGAAGTAAAAGAAGTTGCAAAAAAATACATTACAGCATATTTTGAAGATACAGCAAAAATAAATTTAAAAGAAGAAGGAATGATAAGACCTAAAGCAACAGAGAATATTAAAGAGATGATAAAACTTGTAAAAGATTTAGAAGAAAAAGGTTATGCTTATGCTTCTGAAGGAGATGTATATTTTGATATAGAAAAATATAAAGAGAATTATGGTGAATTATCACATCAAAAAATAGATGAATTAGTAAGTGGAGCTAGAATCGAAGTAAATGATAAGAAAAAAAATCCATTAGATTTTACTTTATGGAAAGCAGCAAAAGAGGGAGAGCCATTCTGGGGTTCACCTTGGGGAAAAGGTAGACCAGGATGGCATCTTGAATGTTCTGTAATGAGTTATAAATTTTTAGGAAAAGATTTTGATATACATGGCGGGGGTCAAGACCTTATATTTCCGCATCATGAAAATGAAATAGCACAATCAAAATGTGGATATGGTGGAAATTTTGCTAGATATTGGATGCATAATGGGTATATAAATATTAAAGGAGAAAAAATGTCAAAATCGAAAAATAATTTTTTTCTTCTAAGAGAAGTACTTGAAAAATATGAAGGTAGAATTCTTAGATTTTTTATACTTAGCTCTCATTATAGAAAGCCAATTGATTTTAGTGATGAAGAATTAAAGATGGCGGAACAAGGTTTAAGAAGAATAGAAAATACTCTTATTAGAATAGATGAAGAACTAGAAAATATAAAAGATATACAAGATGAAAATATAGTAGAATTAGAAAAAACTTATGAAAATAGTATAGCAAAGTTTGAATTATCAATGGATGAAGATTTTAATACTGCAAAAGCTATTGGAGCCATATTTGAACTAGTGAAATCTATAAATATATACCTTGATAATGGAATTACTAAAGAGGGAAAAGAAACTATTATTAATATAAAAAATTATATAAAAAAAGTAATGATAGATGTATTGGGAATAGATATAAAATATGAGAAAAAAATTGATAGTAATTTAACTAAAGATTTGATAGAATTTTTATTAGAGATAAGAATAGATGCTAAGAAAGAAAAAAATTGGGAATTAGCAGATAAGATTAGAGAAAAATTAAATAATCTTGGGGTAGAAATAAAAGACGGGAAGGATAAAACTACATGGAATTTAAAAAATTAA
- a CDS encoding nitrilase-related carbon-nitrogen hydrolase, producing MKLKVALAQIKPYLGDVEKNLEILQENIEKAISKKADIIVFPELSLTGYFLKDMVPVVAKWVEDGEIPKILLEYSKKISIIFGGVEETKEHNFYNSAFYLEDGKLIHTHRKVYLPTYGMFDEYRYFSRGDKIRAFDTKFGRIGMLICEDAWHGSTMYILNQDKADYIFVLANSPSREYQNEQPANILTWENMLKTYADMFNSYVVFSHRVGYEDGINFAGNSMVIDPFGKVENKLNDFEIDFKVIELEKEKIRRARIYTPTQKDEDIHLTIRELNRITQERK from the coding sequence ATGAAATTAAAAGTAGCATTAGCACAAATAAAACCATACTTAGGAGATGTAGAAAAAAATCTTGAAATATTACAAGAAAATATAGAGAAAGCCATATCAAAAAAAGCAGATATTATAGTGTTTCCTGAGCTTTCACTTACAGGATATTTTTTAAAAGACATGGTACCAGTAGTAGCGAAATGGGTAGAAGATGGAGAAATACCTAAAATTTTATTAGAGTATAGTAAAAAAATATCTATAATATTTGGTGGAGTAGAAGAAACTAAAGAGCATAATTTTTATAATTCTGCATTTTATTTAGAAGATGGTAAACTTATACATACTCATAGAAAAGTATATTTACCAACATATGGAATGTTTGATGAATATAGATATTTTTCTAGAGGTGATAAAATAAGAGCATTTGACACAAAATTTGGAAGAATAGGTATGCTTATATGTGAAGATGCATGGCATGGCTCTACTATGTATATATTAAATCAAGATAAAGCAGACTATATATTTGTATTAGCAAATAGTCCATCAAGAGAATATCAAAATGAACAACCAGCAAATATATTAACATGGGAAAATATGCTGAAAACATATGCTGATATGTTTAATAGTTATGTAGTATTTTCTCATAGAGTAGGATATGAAGATGGTATTAATTTTGCTGGAAATTCTATGGTGATTGACCCATTTGGAAAAGTTGAAAATAAATTAAATGATTTTGAAATTGATTTTAAAGTAATCGAATTAGAAAAAGAAAAAATAAGAAGAGCTAGAATTTATACACCAACTCAAAAAGATGAAGATATTCACCTAACTATTAGAGAATTAAATAGAATAACACAAGAAAGAAAATAG
- the cimA gene encoding citramalate synthase, producing the protein MKKIEIFDTTLRDGSQMIGVNFSLEDKIKIAKKMDDVGIDFLECGWPSSNPKDYQFFKEIKNHKLKHSKIVAFGSTAYYKNKIEDDKNLNTIIEIEPDVANIFGKSWDLHVTDIFGITLEKNLEIVYESVKYLKEKIKEVFFTAEHFFDGYKKNKGYALSVLKEAEKAGATRIILADTNGGQHYLEIRDIIKDVKENISTEIGVHFHNDSGMATINSIESILAGAMQIHGTINGYGERCGNANLCEIIPILQLKMNYDILGDNITKLTQLSKYVSELSNFAHEIRMPFVGTNAFAHKGGVHVSAIMKNSQSYEHMSPENVGNKRVVSISDLSGKSNIKYKLKEFDLDIILDDNEITKVIKAVKSKVNKGYEYEGAEASFELLVQRELNKKVDFINVKSFRIISEENYELREVSEGTVKLEIEGNEYYTVAEGNGPVDALTKALKKALLHEYPELEKVTLSDYKVRILNSEATQSLVRVLVESKNSETGEEWSTVGVSTNIIKASWEALVDMFNYYLYNKYEKHKK; encoded by the coding sequence ATGAAGAAAATAGAAATATTCGACACTACTTTAAGAGATGGAAGTCAAATGATAGGAGTGAATTTTTCACTTGAAGATAAAATAAAAATAGCGAAAAAAATGGATGATGTAGGTATAGATTTTTTAGAATGTGGATGGCCTAGTTCAAATCCAAAAGATTATCAATTTTTCAAAGAAATAAAAAATCATAAGTTAAAACATTCAAAAATTGTAGCTTTTGGAAGTACGGCATATTATAAAAATAAAATAGAAGATGATAAAAATTTAAATACGATAATAGAAATAGAACCAGATGTAGCTAATATATTTGGTAAATCATGGGATTTACATGTAACAGATATATTTGGAATTACACTTGAAAAAAACCTAGAAATAGTATATGAGTCAGTAAAATACTTAAAAGAAAAAATAAAAGAGGTATTTTTTACAGCAGAGCATTTTTTTGATGGTTATAAAAAGAATAAAGGGTATGCTTTAAGTGTATTAAAAGAAGCTGAAAAAGCAGGGGCTACGAGAATAATACTAGCTGATACTAATGGAGGACAACATTACTTAGAAATAAGAGATATAATTAAAGATGTAAAAGAAAATATTTCTACAGAAATAGGTGTACATTTTCATAATGATTCTGGTATGGCAACAATAAATAGTATAGAATCAATACTTGCAGGAGCTATGCAAATACATGGAACAATAAATGGATACGGAGAAAGATGTGGAAATGCAAATCTTTGTGAGATAATACCTATTTTACAACTTAAAATGAACTATGATATTTTAGGAGATAATATAACGAAACTTACACAATTATCAAAATATGTAAGTGAATTATCGAATTTTGCTCATGAAATAAGAATGCCATTTGTAGGGACAAATGCATTTGCTCATAAAGGTGGAGTACATGTAAGTGCTATAATGAAAAATAGCCAAAGTTATGAGCATATGAGCCCTGAAAATGTTGGAAATAAAAGGGTTGTATCAATTTCTGATCTTTCTGGAAAAAGTAATATAAAATATAAATTAAAAGAGTTTGATTTAGATATAATTTTAGATGATAATGAAATTACAAAAGTAATAAAAGCTGTAAAATCAAAAGTAAATAAAGGGTATGAATATGAAGGTGCAGAAGCTTCATTTGAATTATTAGTTCAAAGAGAATTAAATAAAAAAGTAGACTTTATTAATGTAAAAAGTTTTAGAATAATAAGTGAAGAAAATTATGAACTTCGAGAAGTATCTGAAGGAACAGTAAAATTAGAAATAGAAGGAAATGAATACTATACAGTTGCTGAAGGAAATGGACCTGTTGATGCTCTTACAAAAGCATTAAAGAAAGCATTATTACATGAATATCCAGAACTTGAAAAAGTAACACTTAGTGACTATAAAGTAAGAATATTAAATAGTGAAGCAACACAATCATTAGTAAGAGTACTTGTAGAATCTAAAAATAGTGAAACAGGAGAAGAATGGAGTACAGTAGGTGTATCTACAAATATAATAAAAGCAAGTTGGGAAGCGCTTGTAGATATGTTTAATTATTATTTATATAATAAATATGAGAAACATAAAAAATAG
- the ispD gene encoding 2-C-methyl-D-erythritol 4-phosphate cytidylyltransferase codes for MKYYYIVAAAGIGKRMQLDYPKQFLEYNKKPIFIKTLETISKNKLVTDIIIVTNREYIEKVKDYVKEFNIEKVKNVIQGGKERQDSVYNALKIIEDEDAIVAVQDGVRPFIKEEYIEKAYKELEKNMDISGVVIGVMVKDTIKVVDENGIIIHTPNRNSLVAAQTPQVFRIKTLKKAYKKAKDEGYLGTDDSSLVEKIDEKVKILEGDYDNIKITTKEDLIYLAK; via the coding sequence ATGAAATATTATTATATAGTGGCAGCTGCTGGAATTGGAAAAAGAATGCAGCTTGATTATCCAAAACAGTTTTTAGAATATAATAAAAAACCTATTTTTATAAAAACTTTGGAAACTATATCAAAAAATAAATTAGTAACAGATATAATTATAGTAACAAATAGAGAATATATAGAGAAAGTAAAAGACTATGTAAAAGAATTTAATATAGAAAAAGTAAAAAATGTAATACAAGGTGGAAAAGAAAGACAAGATTCTGTATATAATGCATTAAAAATAATAGAAGATGAAGATGCAATAGTAGCAGTACAAGATGGAGTACGTCCATTTATAAAAGAAGAATATATAGAGAAAGCATATAAAGAATTAGAAAAAAATATGGATATAAGTGGTGTAGTAATAGGAGTAATGGTAAAAGATACTATTAAGGTTGTCGATGAAAATGGAATTATAATTCATACGCCAAATAGAAATAGCTTAGTAGCTGCACAGACTCCACAAGTATTTAGAATAAAAACTCTAAAAAAAGCATATAAAAAAGCAAAAGATGAAGGATATTTAGGAACTGATGATTCTTCACTTGTAGAAAAAATAGATGAAAAAGTAAAAATACTTGAAGGAGACTATGATAATATAAAAATTACTACTAAAGAAGATCTTATCTATTTGGCAAAATAG
- a CDS encoding PIN/TRAM domain-containing protein — protein sequence MNLKAFFITIISYIIFIYVLFGFSNSKEGIILLGVLSIVLSYLIVHFVEYIKKILEERKIEKGAKAKILDSSIIIDGRILDIMNSGFLEGDIVIPKFVLEELQTLSDSSDNMKRARGRRGLDLVKQLQEIKEYNIVIEEKDYPEKEVDAKLVKLAKDIEGDVLTTDFNLNKVATIQGVKVLNINQLANSLKLVVLPNEELTIELIKKGDRDGQAVGYLQDGTMVVAEDGGDHVGEIVTLIITSVYPTAAGRMIFGRIKK from the coding sequence ATGAATTTAAAAGCTTTTTTTATTACTATTATTAGCTATATTATTTTTATCTATGTTTTATTTGGTTTTTCAAATAGCAAAGAAGGAATAATATTATTAGGAGTACTTTCTATTGTATTAAGTTATTTAATAGTTCATTTTGTTGAATATATTAAAAAAATTTTAGAAGAAAGAAAAATAGAAAAAGGAGCAAAAGCTAAAATATTAGACAGTAGTATAATAATTGATGGTAGAATATTAGATATTATGAATTCTGGATTTTTAGAAGGAGATATTGTTATACCTAAATTCGTTTTAGAAGAATTACAAACTTTATCTGATTCTAGTGATAATATGAAAAGAGCTAGAGGAAGAAGAGGTCTAGATCTTGTAAAACAACTACAAGAAATAAAAGAATATAATATTGTAATAGAAGAAAAAGATTATCCAGAAAAAGAAGTAGATGCAAAACTTGTAAAATTGGCAAAAGATATTGAAGGAGATGTATTAACTACTGATTTTAATTTAAATAAAGTAGCTACAATACAAGGAGTAAAAGTATTAAATATAAATCAATTAGCAAATTCATTAAAACTCGTAGTTCTTCCAAATGAAGAATTAACTATAGAGCTTATAAAAAAAGGTGATAGAGATGGTCAAGCTGTCGGGTACTTACAAGATGGAACTATGGTAGTAGCTGAAGATGGTGGAGATCATGTAGGAGAAATAGTTACATTGATAATAACAAGTGTATATCCTACAGCTGCAGGTAGAATGATATTTGGGAGAATAAAAAAATGA